From a region of the Rhipicephalus microplus isolate Deutch F79 chromosome X, USDA_Rmic, whole genome shotgun sequence genome:
- the LOC119185099 gene encoding uncharacterized protein LOC119185099, with translation MEANPGGPACRQNSQGGRLQVVVSEQSPHSLGPSKHHHPLWVSHLMAAHLTCKASKQQSLGCQGPLRRSALRLDLLWGLRRRSLCNNPLGNEGSAPWLKLLRTTSASRHLTFRAAISAMMVAALANLLRKNVVLEVVDI, from the exons ATGGAGGCCAATCCTGGAGGCCCTGCGTGTAGACAAAACTCTCAAGGTGGTCGTCTTCAAGTCGTGGTTTCTGAGCAATCACCGCACTCTCTTGG GCCATCCAAGCATCATCATCCATTGTGGGTGTCACATTTGATGGCAGCTCACTTGACATGCAAGGCCTCGAAG CAGCAGAGTCTCGGTTGCCAGGGGCCACTGCGCCGGAGCGCACTGAGGTTAGACTTGCTGTGGGGCCTGCGACGACGTAGCCTGTGTAATAACCCGCTAGGTAACGAGGGGTCTGCACCTTGGCTGAAGCTCTTACGGACAACCTCTGCCTCAAGG CACTTGACCTTCAGAGCTGCAATATCGGCAATGATGGTGGCTGCATTGGCTAACCTGCTGCGAAAAAATGTTGTGCTGGAGGTGGTGGACATATGA